A genomic stretch from Natronomonas gomsonensis includes:
- a CDS encoding ArdC-like ssDNA-binding domain-containing protein, producing MVRITQQDNLPQEYEKAENQLEEIYELFKSGEIEEKASKALITPKEGDERPLHDWSFRNRLMVMITGTRDARGYNQWQEVGRQVKEGAESVRILAPSTYTKTVETDSEIERLRDKGYASKIEETEDGVQFEIMNGYRAVPVFPVEDTKEMEDFDGEPYRPEHLDYTPDSDDLPELLPLAEKLGVEVEYDAVRTRKAYGSYGNDKIRLHTEEQQTFYHELAHKVDEEIQGGLKAGQDREQEACAELAAAVLTRLYEGEEVAQEAYSYEYLQNYSEKNEEAYDLALKVLGRVEKILKYVIEKAGEEEQINSGTRAVVRETVEG from the coding sequence GTGGTTAGGATTACACAACAAGACAATTTACCACAAGAATACGAAAAAGCAGAAAATCAGCTTGAAGAAATATACGAACTGTTCAAGTCAGGAGAGATTGAGGAAAAGGCCTCAAAAGCGTTAATCACTCCTAAAGAAGGAGATGAAAGGCCTCTACACGACTGGAGCTTCAGAAACCGGTTGATGGTTATGATAACCGGTACAAGAGACGCCAGAGGCTACAACCAGTGGCAGGAAGTAGGGCGGCAAGTAAAGGAAGGAGCAGAATCAGTTAGAATCCTCGCACCCAGCACCTACACCAAAACTGTAGAAACAGATTCAGAGATTGAAAGACTCCGTGACAAAGGCTATGCGTCTAAGATAGAGGAAACCGAGGACGGAGTACAGTTCGAGATTATGAACGGTTACAGGGCTGTTCCTGTTTTCCCTGTAGAAGACACGAAGGAGATGGAAGACTTCGATGGAGAACCGTACAGGCCTGAACACCTCGATTACACACCGGACAGCGACGATCTCCCGGAACTGCTTCCGCTCGCTGAAAAACTCGGTGTAGAAGTGGAATACGACGCCGTCAGAACCCGGAAGGCCTACGGCAGTTACGGTAACGACAAAATCCGACTTCACACTGAGGAACAGCAGACGTTTTACCACGAACTTGCCCACAAAGTAGATGAAGAGATTCAAGGCGGCTTGAAGGCCGGACAAGACCGGGAACAAGAGGCCTGTGCGGAACTCGCCGCCGCCGTTCTCACAAGACTGTATGAGGGAGAGGAAGTGGCACAAGAGGCTTACAGCTACGAATATCTCCAGAACTACAGTGAGAAAAACGAAGAGGCCTATGATTTGGCTCTGAAAGTTCTCGGAAGAGTCGAGAAAATCCTGAAGTACGTGATAGAGAAAGCCGGGGAAGAGGAGCAGATTAACTCGGGAACACGGGCGGTCGTCCGGGAAACAGTAGAAGGGTGA
- a CDS encoding transglutaminase-like domain-containing protein has product MVEACALHFFVESGSSYSLSGPDVPSPGEMMDRLDGDCQDQSVLLGSLYQSVGLDVRFVVVRDPLGENQHVFPEVYCPVPDTELVCSVLRKFYRQELGRDADEIFFEEESAETGFWLVADPEFSYYVGDLQDLKMDGYARDLSGGGWEWTNLVEVQER; this is encoded by the coding sequence ATGGTTGAGGCCTGTGCTCTGCATTTTTTCGTGGAAAGTGGTTCGAGCTATTCTCTTTCAGGCCCTGATGTTCCGTCTCCTGGGGAGATGATGGATCGTTTGGATGGTGACTGTCAGGATCAATCTGTGTTGTTGGGAAGTCTGTATCAGAGTGTAGGCCTTGATGTCCGGTTTGTTGTTGTCAGGGATCCTTTGGGTGAGAATCAGCATGTGTTTCCGGAGGTGTATTGTCCTGTTCCGGACACTGAGCTGGTGTGTAGTGTTTTGCGAAAATTCTATCGTCAAGAATTGGGTAGGGATGCGGATGAGATCTTCTTTGAGGAGGAGAGTGCTGAGACTGGTTTTTGGTTGGTTGCTGATCCGGAGTTCAGCTACTATGTAGGAGATCTACAGGATTTGAAGATGGATGGTTATGCACGGGATCTGTCTGGCGGGGGTTGGGAGTGGACTAACTTGGTGGAAGTACAAGAAAGGTAG
- a CDS encoding Cdc6/Cdc18 family protein yields the protein MSQSDNTTNLFDDYSENKIFESTRPLGYEFFPSLENIVAREEEIKQIRKKLKGILKTGYGENFVVTGNTGLGKTTCVKAVLNQLDEKMQEEDQDLTVSYIEACTNERQVLRKLAHDIEIDYRGSDLSKYYHELKNKIVEEDASYILVLDDIDHLFSDKSQNDHGNSLLKKLYEVREYALNNSDGGLVVGGVTNNSDIYDQFNPKNRSRYADDTIDFSEYDSHQLRKILGNRAEKAFKQTALQNGVLNKIAAYVAKNSGDARKAIRVLKKAGQIAEETHEQVKMDHVDEAIDEVETNQILKSVKQLALTKKYVLYSVMEERRKKPSFKQVYDKYEKVCSEWNNEPVSERQVRYAIDDLDMFGLVETGSKSGRGGKKYAKARIKDDVEDDILGYMEEEVFDS from the coding sequence ATGTCTCAAAGCGACAATACAACTAACCTCTTCGATGACTATTCAGAAAATAAGATCTTCGAATCAACACGGCCACTCGGATACGAGTTTTTTCCTTCACTCGAAAACATAGTAGCCAGAGAAGAAGAGATCAAACAGATAAGAAAGAAACTGAAAGGAATACTCAAAACAGGATATGGAGAAAACTTCGTAGTAACAGGGAATACAGGGCTTGGAAAGACAACCTGTGTCAAAGCTGTCCTCAACCAACTTGACGAAAAGATGCAGGAGGAAGACCAAGATCTCACTGTATCTTACATTGAGGCCTGTACCAACGAGCGGCAAGTACTCAGAAAGTTAGCTCACGACATAGAAATCGATTACAGAGGAAGTGATCTCAGCAAGTACTACCACGAACTGAAGAACAAGATAGTCGAAGAGGACGCTTCATACATCCTTGTTCTTGACGATATCGATCACCTGTTCAGCGATAAAAGCCAGAACGACCATGGAAATTCACTTCTCAAGAAACTATATGAAGTAAGAGAATACGCCTTGAACAATAGCGATGGAGGCCTTGTAGTTGGAGGAGTCACCAACAATTCAGACATCTATGATCAGTTTAACCCGAAAAATCGCAGCCGCTATGCCGATGATACTATAGATTTTTCAGAATATGACTCTCACCAGCTTAGGAAGATCCTGGGGAACAGAGCTGAGAAGGCCTTCAAACAGACTGCACTGCAGAACGGTGTTCTCAACAAGATAGCTGCCTACGTGGCGAAAAATAGCGGGGACGCCCGGAAGGCTATCCGCGTACTAAAGAAAGCTGGGCAAATAGCTGAGGAGACTCACGAGCAGGTCAAAATGGATCACGTCGATGAGGCTATTGACGAGGTGGAAACCAATCAGATTCTCAAATCCGTCAAACAGCTTGCTCTCACGAAAAAGTACGTTCTCTACTCGGTGATGGAGGAAAGAAGAAAAAAGCCCAGCTTCAAACAGGTCTACGACAAGTACGAGAAAGTCTGCAGTGAGTGGAATAACGAACCGGTCAGCGAAAGACAGGTCCGGTATGCTATTGATGATCTCGATATGTTTGGGCTTGTAGAAACAGGCTCAAAGAGCGGTAGAGGAGGGAAAAAGTACGCAAAGGCCAGGATCAAGGATGATGTGGAAGATGACATCTTGGGTTATATGGAGGAGGAGGTATTTGATAGCTGA
- a CDS encoding MarR family winged helix-turn-helix transcriptional regulator codes for MTDIGDSSVVRGGRAEILSAVAEEDRQSVSSVLDRVSLSRQYVSSTLQRLEDEGLVEKERSDDDKREKLYSITSEGQALIDVLDGIYAEA; via the coding sequence GTGACCGATATCGGTGATTCTTCTGTTGTGAGAGGTGGACGCGCTGAAATACTGTCTGCGGTGGCGGAGGAAGATCGGCAGTCCGTCTCGAGTGTATTAGATAGAGTTTCGCTCTCCCGGCAGTACGTAAGCAGTACGCTTCAACGCTTAGAAGACGAGGGCCTTGTAGAAAAGGAGAGGTCAGACGATGATAAGCGGGAAAAGCTCTATTCAATCACGAGTGAAGGCCAAGCCTTGATTGATGTACTGGACGGGATCTACGCTGAGGCCTGA